A single genomic interval of Aureliella helgolandensis harbors:
- a CDS encoding catalase, with the protein MNKKSTSKKKSVRIMSQAGSGGELHQSVSSNECLTTNQGLPIADNQNTLSIGPRGPQLLEDFILREKITHFDHERIPERVVHARGYAAHGYFQAYEGNSDLTQAAFLNTPQTKTPVFCRFSTVAGSAGSFDTARDVRGFSVKFYTSQGNYDLVGNNIPVFFIQDAIKFPDLIHAVKPEPNKGFPQAQSAHDTFWDFVSLNSEAMHTLMWVMSDRGIPRSLRMMEGFGIHTFRMINERGEAKFVKFHWRPSLGTFSLIWDEAVKLGGADPDFHRRDLFNAIASGDFPEWELSVQAFSEDEANEFDFDVLDPTKLIPEELVPLKPLGKMVLNRNIDNFFAETEQVAFCPSHLVPGIDFSNDPLLQGRLFSYLDTQLSRLGSPNFHQIPINQPKCPFANFQRDGHMQMQVPNGQVANDPNSLDDGSIRENPTHGFHSYPAAEAGSKLRIRPESFADHYTQAKLFFTSLTEPEQRHLANAFAFELGKCNEAKIRRRMLGHLQNIDPTLADVVGNKLGMSGQAEKLKPHVPCKETQPSKPLSQYSVAPKSIAGKKIGVLVTNGSDATLIAAIKKAAKAEQATVELIAPKIGTTEDSKGKELHPDHFLDGAPSCMFDCVIIAPESSQVPSLAEQASATDWVRDAYAHLKVVGFTAESRPLFEKGSVPFDNEPGVLELAKGKVDDFIEAAKMHRIWDRESKVR; encoded by the coding sequence ATGAATAAGAAAAGTACTTCGAAGAAGAAAAGTGTTCGAATTATGTCTCAGGCCGGTAGCGGAGGCGAATTGCATCAATCCGTCAGCTCAAACGAATGCTTGACGACGAATCAAGGGTTACCGATTGCGGACAACCAGAACACACTCTCGATCGGACCACGCGGCCCACAACTCCTCGAAGACTTCATTCTTCGTGAAAAGATCACGCACTTTGACCACGAACGCATTCCCGAGCGAGTCGTCCATGCACGTGGTTATGCTGCTCACGGATATTTTCAAGCCTACGAGGGAAATTCCGATTTAACTCAAGCCGCCTTCCTCAATACTCCGCAGACGAAGACGCCGGTTTTCTGCCGCTTTTCAACCGTCGCGGGCAGCGCGGGATCGTTCGATACTGCGCGTGACGTGCGAGGGTTTTCGGTCAAATTTTACACCAGCCAAGGCAACTACGACTTGGTTGGAAACAACATCCCGGTCTTCTTTATTCAAGATGCGATCAAGTTCCCGGACCTCATCCACGCTGTAAAACCGGAGCCCAATAAGGGGTTTCCGCAAGCACAATCCGCGCATGACACCTTCTGGGATTTTGTATCACTCAACTCCGAAGCGATGCACACACTGATGTGGGTAATGTCTGACCGTGGCATCCCCCGCTCCCTTCGCATGATGGAGGGGTTCGGTATCCATACCTTCCGCATGATTAACGAGCGTGGTGAAGCGAAGTTTGTCAAATTCCATTGGCGTCCCTCTCTGGGCACGTTCTCATTGATTTGGGACGAAGCCGTTAAGCTTGGCGGAGCGGATCCCGATTTTCACCGTCGCGACCTATTCAACGCTATCGCAAGCGGTGATTTCCCCGAATGGGAACTGTCGGTACAGGCCTTTTCGGAAGACGAGGCAAATGAATTCGATTTTGATGTCCTCGACCCCACCAAACTCATTCCTGAAGAGCTGGTTCCACTGAAGCCGCTCGGGAAAATGGTTCTCAATCGAAACATTGACAACTTCTTTGCAGAGACCGAGCAAGTTGCCTTCTGTCCCTCGCACCTGGTTCCCGGCATCGACTTCTCCAACGATCCGCTGCTGCAAGGTCGGTTGTTCTCCTATCTAGATACCCAGCTTTCAAGACTCGGCAGCCCGAACTTCCACCAGATCCCCATCAACCAACCGAAGTGCCCTTTCGCCAATTTCCAACGGGACGGTCACATGCAAATGCAAGTACCGAACGGCCAAGTGGCGAATGACCCCAATAGTCTGGACGATGGCAGTATTCGCGAAAACCCAACCCACGGATTTCATTCGTATCCAGCGGCAGAGGCAGGTTCCAAGCTGCGCATCCGACCAGAGAGTTTCGCGGACCACTATACGCAAGCGAAGCTGTTCTTCACTTCACTGACGGAGCCTGAACAGCGACACCTGGCAAATGCATTCGCGTTTGAACTCGGCAAATGCAACGAAGCCAAGATTCGCAGGCGGATGCTGGGGCACTTGCAGAACATCGACCCAACGCTGGCGGACGTGGTGGGCAACAAGTTGGGTATGTCGGGCCAAGCTGAGAAGCTGAAGCCTCATGTTCCCTGTAAGGAGACGCAGCCATCCAAGCCGCTGTCGCAATATTCGGTCGCTCCAAAATCAATCGCGGGGAAAAAGATTGGCGTTCTGGTCACCAACGGATCCGACGCAACTCTCATCGCTGCGATTAAGAAGGCAGCCAAAGCCGAACAGGCAACGGTGGAGCTTATCGCTCCCAAGATCGGAACAACCGAGGATAGCAAAGGAAAGGAATTACACCCTGATCACTTCCTCGACGGAGCTCCCTCCTGCATGTTTGATTGCGTCATCATCGCACCGGAATCGTCACAGGTCCCCTCGCTGGCGGAACAGGCGTCTGCCACTGACTGGGTTCGCGATGCTTATGCACACTTGAAGGTAGTCGGATTCACAGCCGAATCCCGGCCACTCTTTGAGAAGGGCTCCGTGCCGTTCGACAATGAACCGGGAGTCCTCGAACTGGCAAAAGGTAAAGTCGACGATTTCATCGAGGCAGCCAAAATGCATCGGATCTGGGACCGGGAGTCCAAAGTCCGCTAA
- a CDS encoding YciE/YciF ferroxidase family protein, with translation MSKLKTLADAFYDELQDMYSAEKQLLKAIPKMAKKASCEKLTAAFEEHLEQTKKQVERVEQAFEETGKAAKSKTCEAMKGLITEAESMMKEEADPEVMDAILIALAQKVEHYEIATYGTLCTWADQLGYSQAKQCLGENLDEEEKTDEGLTKLSKAANKAAMA, from the coding sequence ATGTCCAAGCTGAAAACCCTGGCTGACGCTTTCTACGATGAGCTTCAAGATATGTACAGCGCCGAGAAGCAATTACTCAAGGCGATCCCCAAGATGGCGAAAAAGGCGTCGTGCGAGAAGCTGACCGCAGCGTTTGAAGAGCACCTTGAGCAGACCAAAAAGCAAGTCGAGCGAGTTGAACAGGCGTTCGAGGAGACCGGTAAAGCTGCCAAGTCGAAGACTTGTGAAGCCATGAAAGGTCTCATTACCGAAGCTGAATCGATGATGAAAGAGGAAGCTGATCCAGAAGTAATGGATGCTATCTTGATCGCATTGGCACAGAAGGTCGAGCACTACGAAATCGCTACCTACGGCACGCTCTGTACGTGGGCTGACCAACTCGGATACTCCCAAGCCAAACAATGCCTGGGGGAGAATCTCGATGAAGAAGAAAAGACCGACGAGGGGCTGACCAAGCTAAGTAAAGCAGCCAATAAGGCCGCAATGGCTTGA
- a CDS encoding DNA alkylation repair protein: MTAKQVYASLRALACGERAASLERFVQAVPGGYGEGDRLLGCTVPDQRKIARQFRELPTNEIEKLLASPWHECRLTGLLILVDQFEQAAKPKNPTRVSDCRIIVEFYLANLTAVNNWDLVDSTAPKILGAWLVEHPSERDVLERLGASQVLWERRVAVLATFPLIRKQEFTEILRLAEHLLDDTHDLMHKAIGWMLREMGKRDPSQLENFLKKYARVMPRTMLRYSIEKLSKEVRAKWMHR, encoded by the coding sequence ATGACGGCGAAACAGGTCTACGCATCGCTGCGTGCGTTGGCATGCGGCGAGAGAGCGGCCTCGTTGGAGCGGTTCGTGCAAGCCGTACCTGGCGGCTACGGCGAAGGCGATCGGTTGCTGGGTTGCACGGTGCCAGACCAGCGAAAGATCGCTCGGCAATTTCGTGAACTGCCAACAAACGAAATCGAGAAGCTGTTGGCCTCGCCATGGCATGAGTGTCGTCTAACCGGCCTCCTGATCCTGGTGGATCAATTTGAACAAGCAGCAAAGCCCAAAAATCCCACTCGCGTCTCCGACTGCCGGATCATCGTCGAGTTCTATTTGGCAAACCTCACGGCCGTCAACAACTGGGATCTCGTCGACTCCACAGCCCCCAAAATCTTGGGGGCTTGGTTAGTTGAGCACCCGAGTGAGCGCGATGTTCTAGAGCGACTCGGTGCCAGTCAAGTGCTCTGGGAACGCCGAGTGGCGGTGCTTGCCACGTTTCCGTTGATTCGCAAGCAAGAGTTCACTGAGATTCTCCGCCTAGCAGAACACTTGCTGGACGACACTCACGACCTGATGCACAAGGCCATTGGATGGATGCTCCGCGAAATGGGCAAGCGCGATCCATCCCAGTTGGAAAACTTCCTGAAGAAGTATGCGAGGGTAATGCCGCGAACGATGTTGCGATATTCGATTGAAAAGTTGTCCAAAGAAGTCCGCGCAAAATGGATGCATCGGTGA